CATCTTTCGGTTGGATGTACACGGTGGCAATCAGCGAAATGGTGACCATGATCATTGGTTGACCCAAGGCACGAATCAGTTGCACTTGATTGAATTGCGGACCTGAGAAGTCCAGGTTCAGCACCCCAGAAGCGAAGCTAGCGAAGCCGAACAACCCGAATCCCGCCGCGCAGAGCAGTTTGGGCGGCATGACTTTCATTAGTTGCGGCACCAACGGGATCAAAAAAAGCTGCGGAATCCCCATCCACATGATCACTTCGCCGATCTGCTGGGAGTTGTAGCCCTGGATCTGCGCGAGATACAGGGGCAGCAAATAAATCGAACCGTACAAGCCCACGCCCATGCCGACGCTAGAGATGCTCGACAGGCCAAAATTGCGTTCGCCCAGTATCCTCAAATTGATCAGCGGCGCCGCTTTGGACAATTGCACGATGATAAAGGTAAGCAGGCTAATCAGCGCAATGCTGCCCAGTCCCACGATTAGGTTCGATTCGAGCCAGTCTTCGCGGTGGCCTTCTTCAAGAAACACCTGCAAGCACCCCAGCCCCACGGCTAGCGTGGCAATGCCTAAGTAGTCGGTACTCTTTAACAGCTCCCAATGCGATGCTTTCTTTTCCAAACCGTAGAGCAGGCCGGCAATCATAAGCAGGCCGGGCGGAATGTTGATGTAGAAGATGTATTCCCATCCGTAGTTTTCCGTCAGCCAACCGCCCAGCGTCGGCCCGATTGACGGGGCGAAAGTTGCCGTCATCGCAAACAGCGCCATGCCTTTGGCACGATGGTGAACAGGCAGTTTGATCAGGGTCATGGTGAACGCCAGCGGAATCAACGCGCCGCCGGTGAAACCTTGAAGTGCGCGGAACACGATCATGCTGTTCAGGCTCCAAGCCATTGAGCAGAGCATCGACGCGATCAAGAAACCACACGACACCCACACCGCCAAGCGTCGTGCCGAGAGCAATTGCACCAGCCAAGCGGTGAGTGGAATCATGATGATCTCTGCCACCAGATACGAAGTGGAGATCCACGAGCCTTCTTCCAGAGTGGCCGATAGTGCGCCTTGAATGTCCTTGAGCGAAGAGTTGGTGATCTGGATGTCCAGCACCGCCATAAAAGCGCCGAGCATGACACTCATGACCGCTATCCAGTCTCGACGGCTCGGTTCGCCGACGGGACTGATCAGTTGATCACCGGCCACTGTCGGCGCCGTCGGTTTTAACTTTGACTTTAACCGTCACCGACATCCCGGGGCGGATTTTGCCATTCAGGGGATTGTCGGTGGCGAAGGTCAGCTTCACCGGAATGCGCTGTACGACTTTGGTGAAGTTGCCGGTGGCGTTATCGGGCGGCAGCAGGCTGAATTGCGCGCCGGAGGCGGCGAACAGGCTTTCGACTTTGCCTTGGATAGGCGTGTCCGGATACGCGTCAAACTTCAGTTCGGCGGGTTGACCGGGCTGCATGTGCCCGATCTGGGTTTCCTTGAAGTTGGCCTGCACCCAAATGTCGGTGTCCGGGACGATCGACAACAAATAAGCGCCGACCTGCACGTATTGTCCATTGCGCGCGCCACGTTGACCGATCATGCCGCTGAGGGGCGCGTGTATTTCACTGCGTTGCAGGTTGAGCTCGGCCTGGGCCAAGTCGGTTTTGGCGTTGGAAATTTGCGCGTCCAAGCGTTTGGTTTCCGC
The nucleotide sequence above comes from Pseudomonas sp. AB6. Encoded proteins:
- a CDS encoding MDR family MFS transporter, encoding MSVMLGAFMAVLDIQITNSSLKDIQGALSATLEEGSWISTSYLVAEIIMIPLTAWLVQLLSARRLAVWVSCGFLIASMLCSMAWSLNSMIVFRALQGFTGGALIPLAFTMTLIKLPVHHRAKGMALFAMTATFAPSIGPTLGGWLTENYGWEYIFYINIPPGLLMIAGLLYGLEKKASHWELLKSTDYLGIATLAVGLGCLQVFLEEGHREDWLESNLIVGLGSIALISLLTFIIVQLSKAAPLINLRILGERNFGLSSISSVGMGVGLYGSIYLLPLYLAQIQGYNSQQIGEVIMWMGIPQLFLIPLVPQLMKVMPPKLLCAAGFGLFGFASFASGVLNLDFSGPQFNQVQLIRALGQPMIMVTISLIATVYIQPKDAGSASSLFNILRNLGGAIGIALLSTLLDSRTKVYFDYLREAIVPSNPQVAERIALLTDKLGNETAALGKLSEIAHQQATIMAYNDAFHFVGIALAVSMVAVLLTKALPVGVKGGAAH